One Nitrospira sp. DNA window includes the following coding sequences:
- a CDS encoding superoxide dismutase, which yields MNKPDLYRVKSYDLFGLTGISDDTLRMHVGLYEGYVNATNALHAQLEEFRRGGRVDQEAMPAYSELTRRLGFEYNGMVLHEYYFGNLLPGGGARPAEESGFGRAVARTFGDFERWKADFCSVGMLRGVGWAICNVDPSSGLLSNHWVTLHEHGNVAGFQPVLVMDVWEHAYLLDYKPGERMQYIDAFFENVAWSAVEERMQAGLSPVLVHR from the coding sequence ATGAACAAGCCTGACCTGTATCGCGTCAAGTCTTACGATCTCTTTGGATTGACCGGCATCTCAGATGACACGCTCCGTATGCACGTTGGACTCTATGAGGGCTATGTCAACGCTACCAATGCCCTGCATGCCCAGTTGGAGGAATTCCGTCGAGGTGGAAGAGTCGATCAAGAGGCCATGCCGGCCTATTCGGAACTCACCAGACGGTTGGGTTTTGAATACAACGGCATGGTGCTGCACGAGTACTATTTCGGGAACCTCCTACCGGGAGGCGGCGCACGTCCTGCGGAGGAATCGGGATTCGGGCGTGCTGTTGCCAGGACGTTCGGCGACTTTGAGCGGTGGAAGGCTGATTTTTGCAGCGTCGGGATGTTGCGGGGTGTAGGGTGGGCCATCTGCAATGTCGATCCGTCCAGCGGGTTGCTTTCCAATCATTGGGTCACGCTCCACGAACACGGCAACGTCGCCGGGTTTCAGCCGGTGCTGGTCATGGATGTGTGGGAGCATGCCTACTTGCTGGATTACAAACCCGGTGAGCGGATGCAGTACATCGACGCATTTTTTGAGAATGTGGCCTGGAGTGCCGTCGAAGAGCGTATGCAGGCTGGACTGTCCCCGGTGCTGGTTCATCGATGA